The Stegostoma tigrinum isolate sSteTig4 chromosome 18, sSteTig4.hap1, whole genome shotgun sequence sequence ATCGTCCTCCTCTTCATAAGCTATAGGTCATATCCTGCTGTATTTGACCCATTCTAGGACCTGCTTCCTTTTCTTGTCCTTCTTGATCTACTTCAGCTACTAGTTCCCGGATGCATCCATTTAAAAATGATTGTCCTTCTATCTGAGTTTGAATCTTTCAGTAGCTTTATTAATATCGTTTGTAACCTGTCAGCTAACCCTCACCTCCCCAACGTGCACATGCGCGCACCCCACCCAAACATGATTTCTTCGAGTCATTTCACCTCACTGTTGTTGGCTGTGCCTTTTGGCAGCTTAATCTCATGCTATGAAATTCTCTTACTTAGTAACTTTGTTTTCCTCTCTTCCCTTTTAACACCTTCCATCAAATCTATGTCTTTTAGCAATAATTTGGTCACCTTTAAAATTGCTTTctttattacattgctgtttgttattgtGACTTGTCTGCTTTAGATAAGACTAGCATTTTGTTTTACAGCATATGAAGTCCTTTCGGAtgagaagaaaaggaaagaatacgATCACATGGGTCATCAATTTTTTAATGCAGGCAATGGTGCCCAACATGCCCATTCTTTCAATTTCAACTTTGATGACTTTCTTAAAGATTTTGACTTTGATTTAGGCCACAGAACACATCACAAAAAACATTTTGATAGTCACTTCAGGGCACAGCAGGAGGGCCACAATGCGCACAGATTTGCCTTTGGAGATAGGCAGTTTCCTTTTGGAGGTGGATTGTTCGATGATGTATTTgaagacatggagaagatgttctCATTCACCAGCTTTggcagcacacacaaacacacagtgagAACTGAGAAGTTCCAAAGCTCTAGCAAGCAGCACTGCAAGACTGTTACACAGCGCAGAGGAAACATGGTGACCACATACACAGACTGTTCAGTGCCATAAATTGGCTAAATGTACATAATCATATCAGCATGGTTTGCTTGACATCTTTGTCATGGCCTATTCCTGGGCAGAAGTGTCAAGAAAGGCAATATGAGTTACGTTGCGCAAAAAAAAGCTTTCCTCTCCGTCTTTGTAAACCTTCCAGACATTTATTGCGTGCTGTGGCTAATTTCAGCTAGAAACTGTATTTAGCCTTTACAGTCACCATTTTCTAGCTTAGTAATTTCAAGCATATGCTTAATAAATACAAAGCAATAGTAATGATGTATGAGCTAGCACAGGAGGTAAACCAACAAGTTTGGATAAAATAATGGTGAAACAGGTTATTCTGTAAAATGTTATGCTTTACGCTGTTTATGTATTTGTTTAATCCTGATGTTCAAAATTTGTTTAACTTCGTTTGAGGACAGATCTTGCATCTTGCCATGGCTAATGAAGGCAGAATGCTGTACTCTGATAGCTAATCTTACAAGATTATCTATTAATTTCCTTAATACAATCTACATGGTATCCTACAATTCATCGTAATTCAATTTCAACAGTATGAGTGATAGGTCCATGCCTTATTTattgctttggttttttttttcgGTTTAGCTGGCTTTGTGTTTGGATAAGATGTTGGACTTTGGTTTAAAAGAAGGTTGTGAAAAGCACACTTAACAAGGATTAGCTTCAAGTTCAAACCAGAATTGTAACATTGTATATTTTGTGTGGAGATTCTCAAAATTTAATTAAAGTTTGTTAACTTCTGTGTAGATATTGTGATATATAGTTGAAGATAAATATTTAAAAGCTTAATTCCTGCACTGTTTATCAAAATGCAGGGTTCATAATTCTATTTGGTGCTATGTAAGGTTGCTTTATTAATCTAGTgctttgaattatttttgaactGTCCCTAAACCACCTTAGGTTTAGTGataaaagcattttttaaaattctttacaACTATAAAAATCTACTTTTGAAATATGATACATGAGGAAAAGCACTAGACCTTCGCTCGTTTTGGATTTCTGTAACACTCAGCAACTAACATTGCAAGACTAACAGAATTAAATGTTTCTAAACGATTAATGATTAATTATTCTCCACTAACCTATACTCTAGGTATTCCACACAATTCCTTTTTTGTTATATTCTGATCACTTGTTTATCTTGCCATACGTCTCTCTCCTGTCTTTTGATTATTGTAAAGTTTGTAAGATCTGATTACCTCATTTCATTGTCTTAAAATTACAGGTAAAGCACTGTGTACTGTCATATGTGCAATATTATTTTGCAGACTTGTTTTTGCATTGCGGATGTGTAGATTCCGTTAGTTTATTAAAATTTGTGAAACCTGTGTCCAGAATGACTTGCActtttccaaaaagcatttgttAAATAAATTCAGTCGCTAAAACCTCATTGTTTAAAATGAGCGCTCTTCCATTAGTTATTTTTTAGAATTAATTCAAACATGAATAGTGGAATTTGACTTTTTATTTTAATAGCTACTTCTATACTATTCAGTTATAGATCATTGAACAGTTGAAGGACAGAAGAACATTCTGCGCAAGGGCCAGCTTTCTGCAAGAACAATTGAGTTCCGTTCCCAATAGCCTTACAAACCTTTCTCCTCAGATGGTTGTCTACTTCACTATTGAAAGACACAATTGAATTTGGCTCCTCCACTTTCAGGCATTTAAATGTGAAATCCTGAACTCTtggtgcatttaaaaaaaacctgttgtCATTGCTTGTGACACTTTAAACATCTTGATGACCAGTTGGCTTGACCCTTTCACACCATCGATTATCTAGATTGCTTTTATATCATCTCTTCTCTTTGTGAAGGAGAACAAACATATTATTGCTAACTTGCTTATGTAACTGGAGATCCTTCCgtagaacagtttttttttgagtatCTTTTCCTGCAGTCTATCCAaggccttcacatccttcctaaaagtTTCACTGCCTGAAATTGGAGACATGCTCCGCATGAGGCCAAAAGAAAAGTATTTTACAAAGATGCTTCATAACTTTGTTTCATATGAACTCAAATGCCTTTTTGCTTACCTACACTTTTTTCGACATTATCCCAGATCTGTTCTCGTGTAGCCTTTAAAATTGTCCCTTTTTTGTTGCACTTCCTTGTCCTTCCCACCAAAATGTTATCATTTTACACTTCACTTTATGAAATTTCATTTGTCACAGCATTTTGTCACCCATTTCACCAAACTATATATTCTTACAGTTAGTGGTTATCCGTTcaaaacttggaagtattgtAAACTTTATCTCTTGTAAATTTTGAGGTTGTGCCTTATCTACATCGCATATAATAACCAAAGTTACAGTCTTTTGACCCCTGGAAAAACCCCACTATAATCACCTGGTCTGGCTAAACAATCAACCATTGTGCTGTTTTTACCTCAAGTTCCCCTTTATTGAACTCACTCATGTTTTTGGAGTTTGTGTATGCTGCATCAGCGTCATTATCCTTTTCAATCCTGTTTCCttgttcctttttaaaataaaactcaattGGGTTAAATAAGATTTACTTCTAACAAAGCTGCTTGATTTCTCAAATGCAAGTAACTTAATTTTGTCCTGGATCGTTACTTCTAAAAGCATTTCCACAACTGCAATTAAAGTGACTAATCTATAGTTGCTGTGCTTATCCTTGCACTATTTTCTTGTCCTTTCGTGTGACCCCTGTATCTAAAGAGGTTTGGAAGATTTATGGGCCAATACCATTGCAATTTCCTTACTTAATTCTGAGTTTTCTCCAATGCATTCCATGTAGTCCTAAGGACTTATCAACTTTAAATAGTGACTTTG is a genomic window containing:
- the dnajb9a gene encoding dnaJ homolog subfamily B member 9a, which gives rise to MAAAHSVFAFAVCFLMISEFILAKKDYYEILGVPKNSSDRQIKKAFHKLAMKYHPDKNKSPDAETKFREIAEAYEVLSDEKKRKEYDHMGHQFFNAGNGAQHAHSFNFNFDDFLKDFDFDLGHRTHHKKHFDSHFRAQQEGHNAHRFAFGDRQFPFGGGLFDDVFEDMEKMFSFTSFGSTHKHTVRTEKFQSSSKQHCKTVTQRRGNMVTTYTDCSVP